The Danio aesculapii chromosome 8, fDanAes4.1, whole genome shotgun sequence genome window below encodes:
- the zgc:112962 gene encoding LOW QUALITY PROTEIN: torsin-1A-interacting protein 2 (The sequence of the model RefSeq protein was modified relative to this genomic sequence to represent the inferred CDS: deleted 1 base in 1 codon), with protein MASISPTNKKSESESDSSDINNASFPKNKEAETRGKDDETETRTDNTHQDTQVKDLQSAGAQFENSMGDQSGNTVVDREKDCNLVEKKGGVGSSDDSQQVKVDVDINNASFPKNKEAETRGKDDETETRTDNTHQDTQVKDLQSAGAQFENSIGDQSGNTVVDREKDCNLVEKKGDDGLSGDTENVQKEKDDLMPTQQTCSSEFQQNEQDQIETTKLIPSAPETETGKRVNEKSLSESGVGSSGDSRQVKVDDEKTKPISSGSHIKNQPYSKAKTLKTEDEGSDREPEFKEEELPQHPPYSGLPQQRPQQIREGTDTNLTSVIGILVVLLSVVCGYYLHCSGQTPNKIPKQLDMVEVFSQEMEKLQASFPSQRPELWKRSLIHIRRHLKTEHPTEPVSLILTSGRRAEKTLGCLAQCLAQAFSTTRNSTFLSIDGKAKTSLDSDQVKLDIDSELTKAFESEKFAAVIHRFEELPPGSTLIFYRYCDHENAAYKNVFLAFTVMLDAEAEVPSNINLGRIEEMVQDHVKQKFVSSDKSAVFNQMDVDKLSGLWGRISHLILPVVAEMRIEQQGCGACDKPF; from the exons ATGGCGAGTATTAGTCCAACAAATAAGAAAAGCGAAAGCGAAAGCGACAGCAGCG ACATCAACAATGCGTCTTTTCCAAAAAACAAAGAGGCTGAAACAAGAGGCAAAGATGATGAGACAGAGACCCGCACAGACAACACACACCAGGATACTCAAGTCAAAG ATTTACAGTCAGCGGGGGCTCAATTTGAGAATTCCATGGGTGATCAGTCTGGGAATACGGTGGTGGACAGAGAGAAGGACTGTAATCTTGTGGAGAAAAAAGgag GTGTTGGTTCATCTGATGATTCTCAACAAGTTAAAGTAGATGTTG ACATCAACAATGCGTCTTTTCCAAAGAACAAAGAGGCTGAAACAAGAGGCAAAGATGATGAGACAGAGACCCGCACAGACAACACACACCAGGATACTCAAGTCAAAG ATTTACAGTCAGCGGGGGCTCAATTTGAGAATTCCATTGGTGATCAGTCTGGGAATACGGTGGTGGACAGAGAGAAGGACTGTAATCTTGTGGAGAAAAAAGgag ATGATGGCCTATCTGGGGATACTGAAAATGTGCAGAAAGAAAAAGATG ATTTGATGCCAACACAACAAACCTGCTCTTCTGAGTTTCAACAAAACGAGCAAGATCAGATCG AGACAACAAAACTGATTCCCAGTGCTCCTGAGACTGAAACTGGGAAACGAGTGAACGAAAAGAGCCTCAGTGAATCTG GTGTTGGTTCATCTGGTGATTCTCGACAAGTTAAAGTAGATGATG AGAAAACAAAACCGATTTCCAGTGGCTCTCACATCAAAAACCAGCCTTACTCTAAAGCTAAGACTCTGAAAACAGAAGATGAAGGAAGTGACCGTGAGCCTGAGTTTAAAGAAGAAG AATTACCTCAACACCCCCCCTATTCTGGACTTCCACAACAAAGACCACAACAGATTAGAGAAGGAACGGATACTA ATCTGACATCTGTGATTGGAATCCTTGTCGTCCTTTTATCTGTGGTTTGTGGTTATTATCTGCACTGTTCTGGCCAGACTCCAAACAAAATACCAAAACAGCTTGATATGGTGGAAGTGTTCAGTCAGGAAATGGAAAAACTTCAGGCCAGTTTCCCTAGCCAGCGTCCAGAGCTCTGGAAGAGAAGTCTTATACACATCAGACGCCACCTAAAGACTGAGCATCCCACTGAACCCGTCAGCCTTATTCTGACCTCTGGCCGTAGGGCCGAAAAGACACTTGGTTGTCTGGCTCAGTGTTTAGCCCAAGCTTTTTCCACTACACGAAACTCTACATTTTTAAGCATTGATGGAAAAGCCAAAACATCATTAGACAGTGATCAGGTCAAGCTGGACATTGACAGTGAGTTAACTAAAGCGTTTGAGAGTGAAAAGTTTGCTGCAGTTATCCACCGTTTCGAGGAGCTTCCTCCTGGATCCACACTCATCTTCTACCGCTACTGTGACCATGAAAATGCTGCTTATAAAAACGTCTTCCTGGCTTTTACTGTAATGCTCGATGCAGAAGCGGAAGTGCCATCCAATATCAATCTTGGAAGAATCGAGGAAATGGTTCAAGATCATGTAAAACAGAAGTTTGTCTCCTCTGACAAGTCAGCGGTGTTTAATCAAATGGACGTGGACAAACTGAGTGGACTGTGGGGCAGAATTTCACATCTCATCTTGCCGGTGGTCGCAGAA ATGAGAATTGAGCAACAGGGCTGTGGAGCCTGTGATAAACCTTTCTAA